One genomic region from Scomber scombrus chromosome 19, fScoSco1.1, whole genome shotgun sequence encodes:
- the daam1a gene encoding disheveled-associated activator of morphogenesis 1, with translation MASRGKQQQAGGLSSLFSCCFKESDQPEITYCHDNITTMTVLEPTLPMPPLQELDSMFTELVDELDLTEEHRGAMFALPAEKKWHIYCSKKMEAEENKDATSWPEFYIDRLRSIAARKTLLALEDEEEEERHKIVEGLKTALRTQPMSFVTRFIELDGLSCVLNFLKSMDYETTESQIHTSLIGCIKALMNNSQGRAHVLGHCESINIIAQSLATENIKTKVAVLEILGAVCLVPGGHKKVLEAMLHYQTFSSERTRFQNLLTDLDRSTGRYRDEVNLKTAIMSFINAVLSQGAGEISLEFRIHLRYEFLMLGIQPVIDKLHSHENSTLDRHLDFFEMLRNDDELLLSKRFDAVHIETKSASQMFELIKKKLSHTEAYPHLLSALQHCLMMPYKQSSTTLQYWVLLDRIVQQLVLQTDKGENPDVAPLEDFNVKNIVRMLVKENEVKQWKEQADKMRKEHQNLQQRYEKKERECEAKNKEKEDMMAMLNKMKDKLERESNDHKQAKQQVAELSARLQQLSSNSSVPGGPPMTSGGVVPLAPVNSVSPHPPPPPPPPPPPPPPGGPPGFDMAPFAPPPPPGAPLGASPQKKKNIPQPSNPLKSFNWSKLPENKLEGTIWKEIDDLKVFQVLDLDDFQRTFSAYQKPQKEAEDDHAAVKKVKELSVIDGRRAQNCNILLSRLKLTNEEIRHAIMTMDEQEDLPKDMLEQLLKFVPEKSDIELLEEHKHELERMAKADRFLYEMSRINHYQQRLLSLYFKKKFADRVAEVKPKIKALSLASMEVVQSNTLRQLLEVVLAFGNYMNKGQRGNAYGFKVSSLNKIADTKSSIDKNVTLLHYMIRVLEKKFPKVAAFSEELQNVPEASRVNMTELEKDIGNLRSGLKSVEAELQYQRAQSSQGPSDKFVPVVSQFITVASFSFSEVEESLSEGKELFATVMKHFGEDPSKLQPDEFFGIFDTFLTAFSEAQQDNENMARRKEEEEKRVLIEAQMKKDREQKVRKAKENEDGEGGGEFDDLVSALRSGEVFDKDLSKMNRRKQRRQNMFDNSRERPASKLN, from the exons ATGGCATCCCGGGGGAAGCAGCAACAAGCGGGTGGGTTATCATCCCTCTTCTCTTGTTGCTTCAAAGAAAGTGACCAACCAGAGATAACCTACTGCCACGATAACATCACCACTATGACTGTACTGGAGCCCACCCTGCCCATGCCCCCCCTTCAAGAGCTGGACTCTATGTTCACTGAGCTGGTG GATGAACTGGACCTTACAGAGGAGCACAGAGGAGCCATGTTTGCTTTGCCAGCAGAGAAGAAATGGCACATTTACTGTAGTAAGAAAATG GAAGCAGAGGAGAATAAAGATGCAACCAGCTGGCCAGAGTTTTATATTGACCGGCTCAGATCCATTGCTGCT AGGAAGACTCTGCTGGCGctggaggatgaggaagaagaggaaagacatAAGATCGTAGAAGGTCTGAAGACCGCTCTGAGGACACAGCCCATGAG CTTTGTAACGCGCTTCATTGAGCTGGACGGTCTGTCCTGTGTCCTCAATTTCCTCAAGTCAATGGACTATGAGACAACAGAGTCTCAGATCCACACCTCACTCATTGGCTGCATCAAAGCACTGATGAACAACTCACAGGGCAGAGCTCATGTCCTGGGACACTGCGAGAGCATCAACATCATCGCACAAAGTCTGGCCACCGAAAACATCAAAACCAAG gtaGCAGTGTTAGAGATCCTGGGAGCAGTGTGTTTGGTGCCAGGAGGTCATAAGAAAGTTCTGGAGGCCATGTTGCACTACCAGACGTTTTCCTCAGAGAGAACACGCTTTCag AACCTGCTGACAGACTTGGATAGATCTACAGGTCGCTACAGAGATGAAGTTAATCTGAAGACGGCCATCATGTCCTTCATCAATGCTGTGCTCAGCCAAGGAGCCGGAGAG atcAGTCTGGAGTTCCGTATCCATTTACGCTATGAGTTCCTGATGTTGGGCATTCAGCCGGTCATTGACAAACTCCACTCCCATGAGAATTCTACCCTGGATAG ACATCTGGACTTTTTTGAGATGTTGAGAAATGATGATGAACTCCTGCTGTCCAAACGCTTTGATGCA GTTCATATAGAAACTAAAAGTGCGAGTCAGATGTTTGAGCTGATCAAGAAGAAGCTGAGTCACACTGAAGCTTACCCTCACCTCCTGTCTGCACTGCAGCACTGTCTCATGATGCCAT ACAAGCAGAGCAGCACCACCCTTCAGTACTGGGTGTTGTTGGATCGAATAGTCCAGCAGCTGGTTCTACAGACAGACAAAGGTGAAAACCCGGATGTTGCTCCACTGGAGGACTTCAATGTGAAGAACATTGTCCGCAT gCTGGTCAAAGAAAACGAGGTCAAACAATGGAAAGAACAAGcagacaaaatgagaaaag AACATCAGAATTTACAGCAGCGctatgaaaagaaagagagggagtgtgAGGCCAAGAATAAGGAGAAAGAAGACATGATGGCCATGCTGAACAAGATGAAAGACAAACTGGAGCGAGAAAGCAATGACCACAAGCAAGCTAAACAACAAGTGGCAGAACTGTCTGCTCggctgcagcagctcagctct AACTCCAGTGTTCCAGGTGGACCTCCGATGACATCTGGTGGAGTAGTACCTCTTGCTCCTGTCAATTCTGTctctcctcaccctcctcctcctcctccacctccacctccacctcctcctccaggcGGCCCACCAGGTTTCGACATGGCTCCATttgctccacctcctcctccaggaGCTCCATTAGGAGCTTCCccccagaagaagaagaatattcCTCAGCCATCAAATCCACTGAAGTCATTTAACTGGAGCAAACTACCTGAG AACAAGTTAGAAGGAACCATATGGAAAGAGATTGATGATCTTAAGGTATTCCAAGTTCTGGATCTTGATGACTTCCAGAGGACCTTCTCAGCTTACCAGAAGCCACAa AAAGAGGCTGAGGATGACCATGCTGCTGTTAAGAAAGTCAAGGAACTGTCAGTTATTGATGGTCGCCGAGCACAGAATTGTAACATTCTGCTCTCacg ACTGAAGCTGACCAACGAGGAGATCCGCCATGCCATCATGACCATGGATGAACAGGAAGACTTACCTAAAGACATGCTGGAGCAG CTTCTGAAGTTTGTTCCTGAGAAAAGTGACATTGAGCTGTTAGAGGAACACAAGCATGAGCTGGAGCGTATGGCCAAAGCAGACCGCTTCCTGTATGAGATGAGCAG AATCAATCACTATCAACAGAGACTGCTATCTCTGTACTTCAAAAAGAAGTTTGCAGATAGAGTGGCCGAGGTCAAACCTAAAATCAAAG CTCTGTCTCTTGCATCCATGGAGGTGGTGCAGAGCAACACACTGCGTCAGCTCCTGGAGGTGGTTCTGGCCTTTGGGAACTACATGAACAAAGGACAGCGAGGGAATGCCTACGGGTTCAAAGTCTCAAGTCTCAACAAGATAGCTGACACCAAGTCAAGCATTGACAA aaaTGTCACTTTACTCCACTACATGATCAGAGTATTGGAGAAGAAGTTCCCAAAGGTGGCAGCCTTCAGTGAAGAGTTACAGAATGTTCCAGAAGCTTCGAGAGTCAA TATGACAGAGTTGGAGAAGGACATTGGCAATCTGAGAAGTGGTCTAAAGAGTGTTGAGGCG GAGCTGCAGTACCAGCGGGCTCAGTCCTCTCAGGGTCCTTCTGATAAATTTGTCCCTGTGGTCAGTCAGTTCATCACTGTGGCCTCCTTCAGCTTCTCCGAGGTAGAGGAGTCACTCAGTGAAGGCAAAGAACTG TTTGCAACGGTGATGAAACATTTTGGAGAAGACCCATCCAAGCTGCAGCCCGACGAGTTCTTTGGGATCTTCGACACTTTCCTCACTGCCTTCTCAGAGGCCCAACAGGACAACGAGAACATGGCCAGGcgcaaggaggaagaggaaaaacgGGTACTCATAGAAGCACAG ATGAAGAAAGACAGGGAGCAGAAGGTGAGGAAAGCCAAAGAGAATGAAGATGGTGAAGGGGGCGGTGAGTTTGATGACTTGGTGTCTGCTCTGCGTTCTGGAGAGGTGTTCGATAAGGATCTTTCCAAAATGAATCGAAGAAAACAGAGGAGACAAAACATGTTCGACAACAGCCGGGAGAGACCAGCATCAAAACTAAACTAG